In one Amia ocellicauda isolate fAmiCal2 chromosome 2, fAmiCal2.hap1, whole genome shotgun sequence genomic region, the following are encoded:
- the LOC136771701 gene encoding serine/threonine-protein kinase N2-like, giving the protein MGFKSFLRLSYTLPTVLGLMCWQWCTSRWKDRGTSHHAEECAGVGLPEAHSLAPSSSHGIEEKSSRGQMQVHSGLEDFECLAVLGRGAFGKVLLAEHKNSREMVAIKALKKVDIVARDKVHRLMCEKRILETVSSVRHPFLVNLLSCFQTPQHVCFVMEYAAGGELFVHIQKARFSEPRAVFYAACVVLGLQFLHEHRIVYRDLKPENLVLDSEGYLKITDFGLCKEGMGFGARTRSTCGTAEYIAPEVVAVKPYTRAVDWWALGVLIFQMLVGERPFQGDFRRELFHRIAKAKVKYPQFLSSTATSIMKKLLNKSPGKRLGAGKEDAEEVKKHPFFRSVDWPGLLEKKVMPPFIPNIQGWEDVSNFNKDFTSEAPVLTPSRKHRVLTEQEEEKFQDFGFTAD; this is encoded by the exons ATGGGATTCAAGTCATTCTTGAGGCTGTCCTACACATTGCCTACAGTGCTGGGGCTCATGTGTTGGCAGTGGTGCACGTCTCGCTGGAAAGACCGTGGCACCAGTCACCACGCAGAGGAATGTGCTGGAGTGGGGTTGCCTGAGGCACACAGCCTCGCTCCCTCTTCCAGCCACGGCATCGAGGAGAAGAGCAGCAGGGGGCAAATGCAAGTGCATTCTGGTCTCGAGGACTTTGAATGTCTTGCTGTTCTGGGCAGAGGGGCATTTGGAAAG GTGCTGCTGGCGGAGCACAAGAATAGCAGAGAAATGGTGGCCATCAAAGCGCTAAAAAAAGTAGACATTGTGGCCCGTGATAAGGTTCACAG GCTCATGTGTGAAAAGAGGATTTTGGAGACTGTCAGCAGTGTGCGGCACCCTTTTCTGGTGAACCTCCTGTCCTGCTTTCAGACACCACAGCATGTCTGCTTCGTGATGGAGTATGCGGCGGGTGGAGAACTCTTTGTGCACATTCAGAAAGCCAGGTTTTCGGAGCCCCGGGCCGT ATTTTATGCGGCTTGCGTGGTGCTCGGCTTGCAGTTCCTGCACGAGCACAGAATAGTgtacag GGATTTAAAGCCTGAAAATTTGGTGCTGGACTCAGAGGGCTATCTGAAAATCACAGACTTTGGTCTGTGCAAGGAAG GCATGGGTTTCGGAGCTCGAACTCGTTCAACTTGCGGCACTGCAGAGTACATTGCTCCAGAAGTCGTGGCAGTGAAGCCATACACCCGGGCAGTGGATTGGTGGGCTCTAGGTGTGCTCatctttcagatgctggttgGTGAG CGTCCTTTCCAAGGTGATTTCAGAAGAGAGTTGTTTCACAGAATTGCTAAGGCTAAAGTGAAATATCCTCAGTTCCTCTCCTCAACAGCCACCTCcatcatgaaaaag CTTCTGAATAAAAGTCCCGGAAAGCGCCTTGGGGCTGGGAAGGAAGATGCCGAGGAGGTGAAAAAGcatcccttcttcaga AGTGTGGATTGGCCagggcttctggaaaagaaggtTATGCCTCCTTTCATTCCTAACATCCAAGGCTGGGAGGATGTCAGCAATTTCAACAAGGACTTCACCTCagaagccccagtcctgactccaTCTCGCAAGCACAGGGTCCTCAccgagcaggaggaggagaagtTCCAGGACTTTGGCTTCACAGCAGATTGA